The Vagococcus carniphilus genomic sequence ACAATCAATTCAATTAATTTTTCTGCTTGCGACATCCTGATATCCTCCCTTCAAAAAATACAAAAAAGAACCCACTCATCCCTTTTTGATGAATCGGTTCTTAAAAAATGATTAAAAAGGCCACTTTTTTAAAAAAGAGTATACGAAATAAGCCTTTTTACCTTGATTTTTTTGCGAAAAATTGCTATTATCAGTGTAATAAATTTATAGATAAATAGCAGTTCTTCCAAAGAACCGTAAAAAAGTAATTAAACTTAGAAATGGAATTCAGCCTCCAGTTCTGAGTTTTTTTTATTTAGTTAATAATATATAATAAAAAAATTTAAAGTAAAGTCTTTTTCTAAATATATTGTGTTAATAAAAAAGTAACACTGAACAGGTTGAAAAACAACCATTTATTTATTAAAGGTATACGGTATTCTTTAATGATATAGGTATACGGTATTCTTTATTGTTAAAACAAAACCGTATACCTTTAATAATTCCTCGATAGTAAAGCTTTTATTAAGAGTATACGGTATTCTTTATATTATTAAAGGTATACAGAATACTGTATACCTTTAATAATATTTATTTCAATTTTTCTAATTCTTCCGATATTTCCTTTCTCAAAAATTCTATTTTTGAGGATGACAATTTTTGATTAATATAACTTTCGATTAAAATATCAATCATTTGATTAAAAGAAACTTTAGAATTAACACTTATTAATTCACTCATTAAAGGACGTAATGCTTCTAATTTAACATTTACAACTGGACTCACTCTTTTGGGCATTGTAGCTTTATATCTTTTATCCTGATAAACATCTGGACGTCCTTGTTTATTTCTACTCTCATTTACTATATTTTCAAATTGAAAATCTCGTTCAGTTGTTACTTTTTTTGATTTGACAAGTGCATCGGTATTACTTATATCATTTTCTTCGTAATCATATCCAAAAACTTTCCTATTCATCTAATTACACCGCCTTTTTTTCGAAGTATTCAATATTACTTTCCATTTCACTTAATATATTAAAAAAAACATTACATGCTTTAAAATCCCATTGATCGTAATTTCCGTAAACTGTCTCTTTTAATTCTATTCCAGTTCTTGAGTAACGCTTTAATCTTTCTTGATATGTAACTACTGTCTTTAATACATAATCTTTGTAAATTTCTTTAGCTTCATTCATTACTTCATTATCTATTTGACTATCAGCTTTTAACAAGCAAGCAATAATTCCAGCAACTTGAATATTTATTTTATTCTTTTCAGCAAGGAAATTTTGGTAAGCAATATATTTTTGAACCCCCTCTAAGCTTTCTTCTTGAGTTTGAAATGCTATTAAACTGTAGTCAGACGCAACCATAGCATTATCAGAGAAATCAGAAATCGTTGGGGGTACATCAATGAATATATAATCATAGTTTTCTTTTAGTTTATTAATTGCATTGGCTAATACAGATGATTGTTCTTTTTCAGTCTTATAATTTTTATATAGAAATTTTGGAAATTGAGTGAAACTCGTATCACAAGCAATTAAATCTAAATTTTCCATTATTGGAGTTATACACTCTGTTATTGTTTTATCTCTTAATATTAAAGCATTAGTGATTGTATATTTTATATGAGAAATATTTCCTGTCTTTGCTAAATTTTGAGTTGCATTCGCTTGTGGGTCAAGGTCTATTAATAATGTTCTCTTATCCTTTAACTTGGCACTAACAAAACTAAGCATCGTTGCAATTTTTGTTTTTCCTACTCCACCTTTAAAATTTCCTACTACTATTGTTTTCGCTGTCATAATTAATCAAACACCTTTCTTTTTAGTATACCGTATATATTATATATAAAGTATACTCTAACACATGGTAGATTTCAAGCTTAATTAATTTAAATTCACTAATATATTTACTTTGTTAATATTGGTTTGAAAATAATACGGTATACTTTAATATTTTCTGTATACCGTATTATTTTTATATAGTGTATACGGTATACTATATAAAAATAATATTTTGATATTAGCTCAGAAACTTAAAAGTATTTGAGCTACCTAAAATTTGTTGATATACTTGATTTTGTTAGGTGTCAAAAACTTATGTTCAGAAAGGTTTGTAATATATGGCAATTTTCGGCTATACAAGAGTTAGTACCAGCAATCAAGATTATCAAACACAAATTCAAAAATTAGAAAATGCTGGAGCTGAAAGAATTTTCAGTGAGAAATATACTGGGACAAAAAAAGAGGGGAGAAGAGAGTTAGAAAATTTACAAGATACTGTTAAAAAAGGAGACCAAGTACTAGTTACCAAAATTGATCGCTTAGCTAGAAGTATTGTCGATTTAAATTCAATTGTTTCCTCATTAAATGATAAAGGCGTCACGGTAACATTTTTAGATAATTCTCTAACGTTCGAACCAAATAAAAAAGATTCCATGCACACTTTGATGATGAATATGCTAGGCAGCTTTGCACAGTTTGAAAGAGATTTAATTGTGACTCGTACACAGGAAGGGAAGCAATGGCATAAAGCTAATAATAAAAATTATCGTGAAGGGCGCCCAAAGAGAGTTTTAAATGATAGGTACAAACACGCATTAGAGCTAATGAAAACTCATAGTATGAGAGAAGTAGTGAAAATGACTGATATTTCACTATCCACTCTAAAGAGAATAAAAAAGCAGGCTAGAGAAGAAGAACAACCCTAATATTGGTAACAGCTTTGTTATTGTGATATAATTGTGTTGGAAATGAAGTACAACTTAGCACAAAGCCCCAGAAGATGTCGGAATCTTCTGGGGCTTTTTTTGTGGGCTAATGTCGCCTTAAATTGTTTTACTTCTTGTTTCGATTATTTAGCCAATACTCGAACAATACAGCTATTAAACTGACAAGAAGTGGGAAAATGAAATACTCGTACAACTTAGCACCTCCTTCCAGTCGCTAGACTGTCGGATAGGCGACACTCAATTATATCATACACCCTAATCATTCTCTTTAAATACTGCTAAATCAATCTGACCTAGTACACTATACTTGCGTTTTATTATCTCTTTCTCATTTGTAATTTACAAAAAGTTATTTAACAGTAATGAGTTAAATATAACCTTCTATGAAATAATTAACTTTAGTTTACTAAACAATGATATATTTTTTGTATAAAAAGGAGGGATAAAATGAAAAAAACTAGAAAATTTTTGATGGTATCATTGCTATGTACCTTATTTTTAACAGCAGGAGTACAAACGTTAGCTGTTTCAAAACAATTTGGTAACAATACTCATGCTTGGTGGGCAGGATCTGGACCATCTGGTTCTCATTCCCAATATCTACATAATACTAGACCACATGGTTCTTCAGTAACAAAAGGAGATCAAATTGATGGTCGACAAGCAAGTGCTGGGAAATGGGCAAATTCGCGTCTTTGGATTTTTTCAGGTTGTGAGTTTTTTTATAGTATAAAATAAAAATTCATATTACTATACAATAAAAAATTTGGAGACTAAATAAAACAGAACCACATTAGTTTTTTTGCTTATGTGGTTCTGTTTATTATTATTTGGAGGACACATAATGAAAAAATCTATTACCTCTATTTTATGTTTAATTTCTATTTTATTAAGTTTTACATTTTCTTTTTACTATAGAGGGTTAGACATAGAAAGGATTCAAGAGATAGAAAAAAATGAAGACAGCTTTGATATATATATTGCTAGTAACGGATATTCATTAGAAGAATTTACACAACGATTAGAATTAATTTCGAAAAAGTATAATGCTTCTATTATTCGTTCAGACCAAATAAATGTTGACAATAACTTAGTTACCATTAAATCCGGGATTTTCTCTGACAGTTATTTTTCTGAAATACACCTCGACTTAATTTCTGGCAGATTACCTAAGAATAAGAACGAATTTTTAGCAACATTCGATACTAATAAACAAGGACAAGTCGGTATAATTAGAGACATATTTTCAGATAGTCCATTAATATTTAACTCTTTAAAAAGTTTCTTATCAGAATATGATAGTTCGTTAAATAGTAAATATTCCATTAATGTTGAAAATAAAGAAGAATTTATCAAAGATATACAAAATACTTTTGAAATGACATACGATGAAATTTATAATATTCCATTCTTTAGAGAATATAAACAAGGAGCATACTTTTATATTTTATTAGTTATGTTATTGGTATTAATAATTCTACTTATTCTAATTTCATTACTTAACCCTCTTAAAAACATACAAATGGTTGGTGTATTAAAGCTACAAGGATATACCAATATTGATGCTTTAAAGTTGGTAAATAGTAAAGTATTAGTATTACCTATACTTACATATCTCATTTCAATTCCCATACAATATATATTAATAACGAATGTCAGTTCAACATACTTTTTTAAGTTAACATTGTTACAATTATTGGTAATATTAATTTATTACATTAGTCTTTTCTTATCTTTACTTATCATAAAAAGATATACCATTTTAAATGCAATTAAAGGTTTTTTTGAACCCAAAACTGCTCTATATCTTAATTACATTACTAAATTTGTAATACTATCGTTACTTATTTTAGTAATTCCTATTGTCTCAAAGGAATTATCGAATCTAAAAATGAGAATAGATGTAAAAAAACTATATGAAGAACAAGAAAAATATCTTACAATATCAAGTTATCAATTTGTAGATAATGAATTTCAAGAAGGATTAAATAATACTAGTAAACTAGATGATAAATTTTTAAATTTATTTAAAGATTTAGAAAAAAATTCCGCTGCTCAATACATGTTCGCTGAAAAGCTTTATCCAATCTATTTGGAACCTCAGCATACACGGGCTAACATTACTTTTCAAGGAAATGAGTACATAAACACGGTTCAAGCAAATTGGAATTATATTGATACCTTAAATTTAGATACTAAAAAAATAGAGAAAGATGAGAAATCATATAAATTGCTGATTTCTTCACATGAAAAAGAGCATGAGGAAGAAATTCTATCCATCTTAGGTCAACATATTAATAATTTTTATCCTATTGATAAAATGTATAAAAATGAAAAAGATATTCCGATTACAATTTATTATTACACCAACAAAAAAATGGAATTATTTTCTAATAATATAGATATGATTAATGAAAATAATGGAATACTTACTAATCCAGCAATCATAGTAATGGATAATTTCTCTCTAACTAAAAATAATAGCAGATTATTTGATGGTGCTTTGTATAATCCTCTGAAAATATTGAATAATAAAGAAAATATTGAAAATATAAATAAAGCAATAACGAAAAACGGATTAGAAAAAAATAATTTGAATTTTGAAAATTCATTTAGTTCTGGGTATGAAAAAGAATTAAAGATGATAAAAATGAGTATTTTATTCTATTTATTTATACTAATTATATTTATCAGTATTAGTCTGCTGAGCTCCTATTTTATTTTAATAGTTACATTTTTAATAGGAAAAAAAGAAATTCTAATATCGAAATTTTTAGGTTATAAATATACTGACATCTATAAACAACAGATAAGAAATATTTTAATTATTTATGTACTCGGATTAATTGAAACTTTATTGTTAGAAAATGAAAAAATAACAATATGTATTTTTTCTATATTAATATTAGTGGATGCTACAATAAGTTTTATTATGTTTAAAAAACAAGACAAACAATTACTTAACAATGCATTAAAGGGAGAAATTTTATGATTATAATCCAGTTGCGTAATTACACTAAGAAATATAAAAACAAAACAGTTTTGTCAAATCTAAATTTAGAAATCCAAAAAGGTGATATGATAGCTATTACAGGTCCTAGTGGTGCTGGTAAATCTGTTCTCCTAAATACAATTGGTTTAATAGAAGACTTAACGGAAGGTGAATTAATACTATTTGGGAAAAAAGCGCCAAAAATTAATAGCATAGAATCGAATAAAATAATTAGAGATAAAATATCCTATCTATTTCAAAATTTCGCCTTGGTAGAACATAAATCAGTTGAGGACAACTTATATATGGCATTAAAATATACTAATTTAAACAAAGAAGAAAAAAAACAATTGGTTAAAGAAGCACTAGAAAAAGTAGGATTAGATAATTATGAAAAAAATTTTATTTATGAACTATCTGGTGGCGAACAACAAAGAATTTCACTTGCAAGAAGTATTATAAAACCAAATGAAATAATACTAGCTGATGAACCAACCGGAGCATTAGATACTAAAAATAGAGATTTAATTATAAATTTGTTAAAAGAAGTAAATCAATTAGGGAGGACAATCGTTATTGTTACGCATGACGAAGTTGTCGCTAATAGTTGTAATAAGATAATCAAAATTTAAAAAAACTGGAGGAGATTATCATAAAAAAAAAAAAATTAATATTATATATTTTTTTCTTACTCTTGATTTCTATCGGATCTTTCTCTTATTATAAATTAAAAGATAGTAAAGAGTGGCGAGATCGTCTAAATCCTTTTTTAAATAAAACAATTGGATACGCAATATTACCTGAAGAAGTTACATATAATGGTGGTGATAAGTACGATCCTAATGGATTTGGAAATAAAGTCCAAATTCCTGATAAATATCATGTTCTTGTAGTAGATTCAAATCATTCAAAAGAACAAAATTATTTAACCTTTTCAGGAGGACAATCCCCTGAAGGTAAAAATTTTGGAAAAGTAATTCACAAGGGAACATACGTGTATAAATTAGAATTTGTTTCATGGGAAGATATACCCAAAAAAGAACAAAAAATTTTATTAGATAAATCTGGTAGGTAATTTGTATGAGAGTGTTTGATAGAGCATTTTTAAGTATTTTAAGAAATAAAAAACGTAGTCTTTTATTGTTTTTAATTATTTTTATATTAGGTTGCTTACTGACAAGTTCTATAATAATTTATAAAAGCACTAAGAAAATAGAAAATGAAATAAGAAATAAATTAGGTGTTTCAGCAACTTTAATAATTGATAATGATCTAATAGAAAAAGAAATAAAAGAGGAAATCTTTGATAGCAAAAAACAGACTCTAAGCACTGATTTAGTAGAAGAGATTGGAAATAGCTCTTATGTTGAAAGATTTGAATACAATATTATGGGAACCGTAAATCCAACTGAATTTGAAATAGTAAATGATAGCGATGATGACCGTAATAAATCGTTATTCTTTCATGGAGTAAACGATCCTAACTTGCTCGATATAGAAAATAAAAAAATAAAATTATCTAAAGGTAGATTACTCTCTGAAAATGAAATCCAAAGTTCAGAAGGTAATGGAATTATATCTAATCAATTTGCTGAAATTAATAACATAAAAATTAATGATAGAATTACCTTACAAACACAAATAAAACAGATTGGTATGGATACCATCAAAGCAGATTATTTAGAAATACCTATAAAAGTAGTTGGGATTTTTTCATTAGACAATTTAAGCGAAGGTAGTAAAAAAAAGAATAGGGAAATTTCTAGTGAACAATTAAATACTATCTATTTTTCAAATAATTTTGTAAAAAAAATAAACATTCAACAAAATAAAATTTTTAATGATTTAAATCCAGGTTTTTACACTAATGATGATGGCAGCATAATGAGTGCCACAGATATTGAAGATTTAATAAATATTGGTATGCCTATTTTTAAAATCAAAAATTATGACAATTTACAACCTTTTGTAGAATTTTCAAATAATAAGTTAAAAAATAGCTATTTTAAAATACTAACAACAGATAATCAATTTCAAAAAATTGGTAGTAATATAACATCAATTAATACAATTAGTAAATACATAATAGTCGGTTCTTTTATTTCTTGTTTCACTATAATTGGATTAATCGTACTTTTGATAATAAAATATAGAACTAAAGAAATAGCTATATTATTAGCCTTAGGTGAGCAAAAAAAATTGGTTTTTATTCAACTGTTATTAGAAATACTAATAATTACATTTATAGCGCTAAATATTTCGGTGCTAACCGGCACTATCGTTGAAAAGAATATTTCAAAATTTCTATTAATTGATAGTAAGGATCAAACTACTGAAATTAATAGCTCCAATAACGAAGATTCATTTAATACTGAAGAAAAATATAAATTAGATAAAATTTCAAAGACTATTATTTATGAGAAAAATTTAACAGAACTATATGTGTCAAATTTAAGTATAATGGATTACTTTTTTATAATTATTAGTCTAAGTCTAATAATTATTGTTGTCTCAATTTTATCCTTAACACGTGTATTTACAACACAGCCCAAAAATTTACTCTTTTTATAATTTTTTTCTGTTATTATCACTTTAACTATTCCTTTTGTTACTATCTTTTAATAGTAACATTATATTGGCAACAAATTGGTTATTTTAAAATATATATGATAAAATTTGTTTGCAAAAAGATAGTGCATGATATTATTGCCAAAAGACCAACAGCTGGCGGGCTGTTGGTCTTTTTTTATTTCCAATTGTATTTTACAAGAATAATTTTAGTTCTGATGATTTACATCCAACTCAGAATCTACATAATTAGAATGAGTTCCTATAGGTAAATTTAATAGTGTTTCAGCATAATAATATCTCATATAAACCTTTTTAACTTTTTCAACAGACTTATCAGAATGTAGAAAATGAATAAAGGTTCCTGTTTCTCCTATTTTTAAAGGTGTAAAAGGAATTGAATCAGATTGATAAATAGGTTCTCCTAAATCAGTTCCCCATGACAGGAGGGCTAAAGGTGGTTCATATGCTTCTTTTCCATCCATATAATTAAAATTCTTTATTTCAAACTCTATTCTGATCATGTCATTATTATTTAAGTCTTCAAAGTTCTTTATGTCCTCTAATTTAGCAGTTGTAACTTTTTTATAATTCCAACTTACTAAAGGAAGTAACTCTTCTAAACAAGAGTACTTTTATTTGTTGTTGATTACTATGATTATTTTAGGAAAAAGCTAAAACAACTGTCCAACATATCTCATTAATTATACAAGCTAAGTCTTTTTATTTGAAAACGATTTCCTTTTGTGGTATAAATTAAGTGTAAGGAACGATAAATTCCCATGATTAGTTTTTAATACTTAAAGTTTATTGTTGAATCAAATAGTAAACGCAACAACTTAAAGGAAAACTAATTAGCACGTACGAAATAGGTTACATGTTAGGAGATTAAGAGTTCTAGAAGTAATATAAGAAAGGCGTGGGAATTTGAAAAAATCCTTACCAATAATTAAATGGCCTATCAAGTGTGAGTAAATCATTCGACTGTTAAACGGAATGACTCGAAAAATCCTTGATAGGTCTATTTTATTTTTTTAGATTGATGTGCTCTCAATCTATTATAGAAAAATAACAAGTGTAAAGCTAATCAATAATTTAAGGACAGATTATACAAAGAATTAATTAAATTTCTTTTTTCTGACTTTATAGAATTTGAATAATTTTTAAAAACTAAAAGTGTCCAGTAAATCACCATATACTGGACACTTTTTATTTTTTACTTTTTTTGATATATTTTTGACACTTTAATGTTCATTAACCCATTCACTAATCAACGTTCATTAATTGCTATCTAATTAAGTTATGTTACAATAAATTTAACAAGGAGCTGACTTTTATGAAAATTGGATATGCAAGGGTTTCAACAGGATTACAAAATTTAGATCTTCAGGAAGATAGTTTGAAATCTGAAGGGTGCCAAAAAATTTTTACAGATAAAATTAGTGGTGCAAAAAGTAAAAGACCTGGATTGGTAAATGCAATTGATTTTGCAAGAGAAGGGGATACAATTGTTGTTTGGCGATTAGACCGTCTAGGAAGAAATATGCAAGATTTGATTACTATTGTGAATCAGTTAAATGACAGAGGAGTCAGCTTTTATAGTATTCAAGAAAACATCACTATGGATAAGTCTAGTTCGACTGGCCAACTGATGTTTCATTTGTTTGCAGCATTTGCTGAATTCGAAAGAAACTTAATACTTGAACGATCTGCAGCTGGGAGAGAAGCTGCTAGAGCAAGAGGACGCTTTGGAGGTAGGCCAGAAAAATTAACTAAACAAGATTTTCAGCTGATGAAAAGATTAATAGATAGTGGAACACCTATAAAAACAGTTGCAGAACAATGGAATGTTTCTAGAACTACAATTTACCGTTATCTCAATAAAGACGACAATCATTAAACATAATTGTTAGTTTCAATAAATTCTAACATCAATAAAAAATGAGGATGGGCACTATGAAAGAAATACTTGAATCCACGATGGATATTCCAACTAACCAAAAACAAATAAAGGAAGAGATATTTAGCTCTTTTAAAGTTATTTTAAGTACAGAACCTAATTTTATTAGAAAAGCAAAGACAATAATTTGTTATGAAACACATCTTCCTTTCTCATTAGGTCTATCCGAAGGATTTGCTTTTAAAGTAATTAATAGAGAACAAATTTTTATATATAGCGAAAAAGTCAAACATGACCATATGTCATCTGTCATAAAATGCTATGGATTCACTAAAAAAAAATGTACTAAAGTTACAGACCAAGATAAAGGTTTGGTAATAGAAAATAGCCTTAATACAATTAATGATATTATTAAAATAATTAAATCAAAATTTGGATATGCTAATTTATTTCTACTTAATAACGCTAATAGAGATCATGTAGATATGCTATTTACTTATAGTCTAGACTTAAGAATAGTATCCCATGCTGCAACAGTAATAAATGTTGATAGTATCTATTATCCTACGGAAGGAGAACACAAACCCTTATTTACTTCAGAAGATGAATATAATTATTTATTAAGTAAACTGGAAGATAAAAAGATGGATCGAATGATTGATGCCTTTTATTATTTTTGTTTATCTAAAGAAAATGAACTTGATAAAAACTTTAATTCATCAATTATTAATATGCAAACAGGATTTGAAATTTTTGTATACTATATATTTAATAAATTCATTGAAGAGGGAATAATAAACAAACCTAATGGGCATGTTTCCTATAAAAATGTTCTAGAACACCACATCGGACCAAAACTAGAAACAGAAACTTATAAATTTAATTTTGAAGACCCTGATTGTTCCTTATCTCAATACTGGAAATATGTCTACTCTTTTAGGAATAATATCGTACATGAAGGCCATATTATAAGCTACAATGATTATTTTAACTTAGTTAAACCAGCTTGTGATAATTTTGTTAGATCACTTGATATTGTTTTAAATGAAAAATATCCTCAATTAAATATAAAAATAGAATACTCAAAATAGAATATAGTTTTTCACATAAATTGATAAATCACACCTCTATCGTTGAAATAAATCTAAATTTTAACGATAGAGGTGTTTATTATATGTCTTATGTTGAAATT encodes the following:
- a CDS encoding recombinase family protein, coding for MKIGYARVSTGLQNLDLQEDSLKSEGCQKIFTDKISGAKSKRPGLVNAIDFAREGDTIVVWRLDRLGRNMQDLITIVNQLNDRGVSFYSIQENITMDKSSSTGQLMFHLFAAFAEFERNLILERSAAGREAARARGRFGGRPEKLTKQDFQLMKRLIDSGTPIKTVAEQWNVSRTTIYRYLNKDDNH
- a CDS encoding lactococcin 972 family bacteriocin translates to MKKTRKFLMVSLLCTLFLTAGVQTLAVSKQFGNNTHAWWAGSGPSGSHSQYLHNTRPHGSSVTKGDQIDGRQASAGKWANSRLWIFSGCEFFYSIK
- a CDS encoding HEPN domain-containing protein, with the translated sequence MKEILESTMDIPTNQKQIKEEIFSSFKVILSTEPNFIRKAKTIICYETHLPFSLGLSEGFAFKVINREQIFIYSEKVKHDHMSSVIKCYGFTKKKCTKVTDQDKGLVIENSLNTINDIIKIIKSKFGYANLFLLNNANRDHVDMLFTYSLDLRIVSHAATVINVDSIYYPTEGEHKPLFTSEDEYNYLLSKLEDKKMDRMIDAFYYFCLSKENELDKNFNSSIINMQTGFEIFVYYIFNKFIEEGIINKPNGHVSYKNVLEHHIGPKLETETYKFNFEDPDCSLSQYWKYVYSFRNNIVHEGHIISYNDYFNLVKPACDNFVRSLDIVLNEKYPQLNIKIEYSK
- a CDS encoding recombinase family protein codes for the protein MAIFGYTRVSTSNQDYQTQIQKLENAGAERIFSEKYTGTKKEGRRELENLQDTVKKGDQVLVTKIDRLARSIVDLNSIVSSLNDKGVTVTFLDNSLTFEPNKKDSMHTLMMNMLGSFAQFERDLIVTRTQEGKQWHKANNKNYREGRPKRVLNDRYKHALELMKTHSMREVVKMTDISLSTLKRIKKQAREEEQP
- a CDS encoding ParA family protein translates to MTAKTIVVGNFKGGVGKTKIATMLSFVSAKLKDKRTLLIDLDPQANATQNLAKTGNISHIKYTITNALILRDKTITECITPIMENLDLIACDTSFTQFPKFLYKNYKTEKEQSSVLANAINKLKENYDYIFIDVPPTISDFSDNAMVASDYSLIAFQTQEESLEGVQKYIAYQNFLAEKNKINIQVAGIIACLLKADSQIDNEVMNEAKEIYKDYVLKTVVTYQERLKRYSRTGIELKETVYGNYDQWDFKACNVFFNILSEMESNIEYFEKKAV
- a CDS encoding FtsX-like permease family protein gives rise to the protein MRVFDRAFLSILRNKKRSLLLFLIIFILGCLLTSSIIIYKSTKKIENEIRNKLGVSATLIIDNDLIEKEIKEEIFDSKKQTLSTDLVEEIGNSSYVERFEYNIMGTVNPTEFEIVNDSDDDRNKSLFFHGVNDPNLLDIENKKIKLSKGRLLSENEIQSSEGNGIISNQFAEINNIKINDRITLQTQIKQIGMDTIKADYLEIPIKVVGIFSLDNLSEGSKKKNREISSEQLNTIYFSNNFVKKINIQQNKIFNDLNPGFYTNDDGSIMSATDIEDLINIGMPIFKIKNYDNLQPFVEFSNNKLKNSYFKILTTDNQFQKIGSNITSINTISKYIIVGSFISCFTIIGLIVLLIIKYRTKEIAILLALGEQKKLVFIQLLLEILIITFIALNISVLTGTIVEKNISKFLLIDSKDQTTEINSSNNEDSFNTEEKYKLDKISKTIIYEKNLTELYVSNLSIMDYFFIIISLSLIIIVVSILSLTRVFTTQPKNLLFL
- a CDS encoding putative bacteriocin export ABC transporter, which gives rise to MIIIQLRNYTKKYKNKTVLSNLNLEIQKGDMIAITGPSGAGKSVLLNTIGLIEDLTEGELILFGKKAPKINSIESNKIIRDKISYLFQNFALVEHKSVEDNLYMALKYTNLNKEEKKQLVKEALEKVGLDNYEKNFIYELSGGEQQRISLARSIIKPNEIILADEPTGALDTKNRDLIINLLKEVNQLGRTIVIVTHDEVVANSCNKIIKI